From a single Sediminibacterium sp. KACHI17 genomic region:
- a CDS encoding response regulator, which yields MNATCLIVDDEPLAIQLLQKHVHESGLLELSGSCSNAMEAAAFLRINKIDLLFLDIQMPKLTGIELLRILKPAPPVIFTTAYRDYAMDGYELDIVDYLLKPISFERFMASIEKFYRRWNHNAADDVQKIPLQSQKILLLQSGTKTYQVSEPDILFIESFKDYIQLHFIDGKKLMIKYRIGQLEQELSSDFLRVHKSYIVHKKKITIFSNHQIELGSFSVPVGNHYKGVLEDLLKK from the coding sequence ATGAATGCAACATGTTTAATTGTAGATGATGAACCCCTGGCTATTCAATTATTGCAGAAGCATGTTCACGAATCAGGGTTGCTGGAGCTGAGTGGCTCTTGTTCAAATGCTATGGAAGCCGCCGCTTTCCTTAGAATCAACAAAATTGATTTACTTTTCCTCGATATCCAGATGCCTAAATTGACAGGCATAGAACTACTCAGAATACTAAAACCTGCACCTCCAGTAATTTTCACCACCGCATATCGAGACTATGCAATGGATGGCTATGAACTCGATATAGTTGACTACCTGTTAAAACCCATCAGTTTTGAGCGCTTTATGGCCTCAATAGAGAAATTTTACAGAAGATGGAATCATAATGCTGCTGACGATGTACAGAAAATACCATTACAATCACAAAAAATATTACTGCTTCAATCCGGTACAAAAACCTATCAGGTAAGTGAACCAGATATTCTTTTTATCGAAAGTTTTAAAGATTATATCCAACTTCATTTTATTGATGGAAAAAAACTGATGATCAAATACAGGATCGGACAGTTGGAACAGGAACTATCTTCTGATTTTTTGCGTGTACATAAATCGTATATCGTTCATAAAAAGAAGATTACCATTTTTAGTAATCACCAGATTGAATTAGGCAGTTTCTCTGTTCCAGTTGGAAATCATTATAAAGGAGTTTTGGAAGACTTACTAAAGAAATAA
- a CDS encoding sensor histidine kinase, with product MKLKKENRYVLHILFWLIIYIVYLTQYLFNERSDTLRHQFSTSERAVTVFIHLLAVIAVSYLSTVRVLPFLLDKKQIIRGIVELCIGIYTIAILNRVLVIYVLEPILGGNFGEQESIWKIFSQFSILLNYYIISIVSGALPFIIFYLLIDRQRILRKQAEIEKEKISARLEALKAQINPHFLFNTLNNIYSLAIQQSTETASTIDKLSQLLDYLLYRCNASYVSLDNEIQFLRNYLDLGKMRFGDRLSIQFSHEKDQQYRIAPLLLVPIIENMFKHGAEQTTGPIIFCITLKAENNQLTLITTNNFMSGENKDTGIGLTNLKQRLEILFPDCYLLRVIDRNEIFEVKMQVPLV from the coding sequence ATGAAATTGAAAAAAGAAAACAGATACGTATTACACATTCTATTCTGGCTGATCATTTATATTGTATACCTCACTCAATATCTATTCAATGAAAGATCGGATACACTTAGACATCAATTCAGTACATCAGAAAGGGCAGTTACTGTTTTCATTCATCTTCTAGCAGTTATAGCAGTCAGTTATTTAAGTACTGTTAGAGTACTTCCTTTCCTACTCGACAAAAAACAAATCATACGCGGCATCGTTGAGCTGTGTATCGGAATTTATACAATTGCAATACTTAACAGGGTTTTAGTCATCTATGTACTAGAACCGATACTAGGGGGGAATTTTGGCGAGCAGGAATCGATATGGAAAATATTTAGCCAGTTTTCAATACTATTGAACTACTACATCATTAGCATAGTTTCCGGGGCGCTGCCATTTATCATTTTTTATCTGTTGATAGATAGACAACGTATTTTGAGAAAGCAGGCAGAGATCGAAAAAGAAAAGATAAGCGCTAGATTAGAAGCGCTTAAAGCACAGATCAACCCTCATTTCTTGTTCAACACCCTGAATAATATTTATTCTCTCGCCATTCAGCAATCTACTGAAACAGCATCAACCATTGACAAGCTTTCACAACTACTTGACTACCTATTGTACAGATGTAATGCCAGCTATGTTTCTTTAGACAATGAAATTCAGTTTCTTAGAAATTATCTTGATCTTGGCAAAATGCGATTTGGCGATCGTTTAAGTATTCAATTTTCACATGAAAAAGATCAACAATACAGGATAGCTCCATTGTTATTAGTTCCTATCATTGAGAACATGTTTAAACATGGGGCTGAACAAACTACAGGGCCTATCATATTTTGTATCACATTAAAAGCTGAAAACAATCAATTAACTTTAATAACCACTAATAATTTCATGTCCGGTGAAAATAAGGATACGGGTATTGGCTTGACAAATCTCAAGCAAAGACTTGAGATACTTTTTCCCGATTGTTATTTGTTAAGGGTAATAGATAGAAATGAAATCTTTGAAGTAAAAATGCAGGTTCCATTGGTATGA